CCAATGGATTTTTGCTTTTTAGCTAAATTCTTGCAGACATTGCCTTTATTGCCAGAATGAAATATCTCATTCCTGTGAACTCCCATAGCTCTGACCAGAGCTTCATCGGTATTGCACTCCAGATAAATCATTTTGATTCCAGGAATTTATCTAGATTAAAGAATATACTTGCGTCAAGATCCAATATCAACGGCATCTCTTCTTCCGTGATTGGTTTAACCTTGGTCTGGTAATCTTCATAATACGTTATGAAAATACCAATATCCTTCATAGGAGTTTTTTCTAAAATCGATGAGAGAATATAAGGGTTATGTGTAGAGATGAAATACTGATTAGTTTTATCCAGAGCTATTCTTTCAGCGAGAAATTTAGTATAATATGGAAAAGCATGAGCTTCTGGTTCTTCAAAAATAATTATAGAATCTTTATTTGTCTCAATTGCTACAAGATAAAAAACCACTCTCTGCAAAGTATCGGAAATTAATGAGTAAGGATACGAGATTATTACATCCTCCACCTCTTTTTGGACTTCTATTTTACCTTCTTGGAGTTTTAAAACAATTCTGAGCCCGAATTCATTAAGTATATTAGCCACTGTTTTTCTTAAAGCCTTATTTGTTAAGAGAATTGATTGGAGGTTTTCTCCGTTTAGAGGCAGAAGAAAATCAGACTCTCTTCTTGGGAATGTTTCCATTACTGCAAACTTATAAAATTTAAATGGCGAGAAGCTGGAACTTCCTCCACTCCCGCTACCATCGTAATCTAAATTAAAATCAAAGCGGAAATCTTTTTTCTCTTTATCGCCGCCAGTTCCTACAAACCTCCCCCCTTCATATTTTATCTCATAATATTTATCATCAGCAAATATTTCTATTTTGTCATCTAAATTATTATCATAAAATAAATTAGTAGTATTCACAAATCGGACAATTTTTTTAAGACCAATTCCACCATGAGGGCTCTCGTATGGAAAAGAAAAAATACCGACACTTTCCAGAATATTTGACTTTCCAGTATTAGGCTTGCCTATAAAAACATTAACCCTTTTACATTCCAGCTTTAGATGCTTAATGGACTTGAAATTCTTTATTTCCAGGTTTTCAATCATTTTACTCTCCTTTTCTTTACCACCATATTAATTATTTAACCAATTTATAGTTTTAATCCATAATATTATCTTTCTCCATCTTCAAATATTCTGTTACTCGGTTTATTTTACAACAACATTAATACACTTGGAACTCGACTATGGATAAAATGCCAGCTTCCATGAAAGCAAAACTCAGAGGTCATCACCTGATATGCCTTAATTTTTTCAGGGGTGAGGGCTATTCAGAGGATTTTATTAAGAACATTCATTCAGTCATCAGAAAACAAAAAGTGGAAGTGGTAGCAGGACCTGACGAGGTTTGCAAACGATGCCCCTACCTGATAGAGAATAAATGCGCAGATAATGAATATACCAATGAAAAAATCCTTTTTCAGGATAAAGAAGCCCTGAGACTCCTTGGGTATAAACAAGGCGAGATAATATCATGGAAAACCATTTCTGCTAAATTACCTGGAATTATAGAGGATTGGAAAGCCCAATTCTGTGCGGATTGCAGATACCTGAAGGTGTGTTTTGGTTAAATTTGGGGCTTCAATAAATAAGAATAAAAAACAAACAGCCACCTCCTTCATCTTGTAACTGCGCCGCTGCTTCGCATCGGTGGTGTCTATCGCCTTATGGATGCGCTATAAACGAGCGTGCTGAGGGGGCTGAAAAGTTCTTTTTTGGATCTGGCCATAAATGAAATAAAAGGGGCAGGGAATTGGTATGATGGAGGTTCTTATCTCGTTCTCCGAACTATAATATTTCATAGAATCGACTTTGTATGAAAAATGAGGAGTTTGACTTCTGGGTGTATACATCAGCAAACAAGAATGATCACTTTGAAATGTCAATAGCGATAAGAGATAAATTCACCAATTTGTCCTTTTTTCCTATGGAAATTTTGCAGTTACAAATTCGACTATACAAAACTTGTACGATTTCTATAGATTGATATACCACCACTAAATTCATTATCAATTTCCATATCTTCGGATATAAATTGCGTTATTTTAAAAACTTCAGATGGCCCCAGAGCATTTACATCATCAGTTACTACTATATATGTATAATTTTGATATAAAAGTCTTTTTAAATCATAAGTAGGAGAATATTCTATAACATTTGTATCGTTGCTCTTATAATAAAATTTAAAAGGACCACTATTATAACCTGGAATCAAAATTATATTGCTATTTTTCTCTGCATTTTTTTCAAGAAATTTTGATGCTCCTTTCCAATCATAATTCTCAGATTTATACCAATGGTTTAAAATTGGATAAGTTGATAGTACAACAACAATAATAATCAATATAACGATCAATAGATAAAATTTAGTTAAATCAACCTTTTTCCTAACTCTATTAATGATACTAATTATTCCGTTTGGAATTGTAACAATTCCATGAGACGATATCAAGAGAAATGCTGGTAATGTGAATGAAATATATCTTATATAGAGATTTGAAATAATATTAGTTAGAATTGCTGAAAATGCTATTGGTATAAATAACCAAATTACTAAGAAGATTATGTTCTTTTCATGAAGAGTAAATGTGTCAGAATTTCTTGAAAAACGAAGGAAATCGAATGAAGATAATGTGCCATATAATAATAACCCCAAATACAAATAATAGATGATGTTATTATCACCTACGAATTCGTGCATGATTAAAAAAGTAAATATCTCTCTCATAAATTGGTTCGTAAGATGAGTTTGATACACAAAATTAATATATGACGATCCTGATCTTATTGTCACTTGTGATATAAATTGTTGGAGAATCGGAATTATAAATAGTAAAAAAATACCTATCAATAAAAAAAAATTAAATAAATCTTTAATGTTTTTATGAGATTTCCATATTTTAAATATTATAATTGCAGCCAGGAGTATTACTGTAAAATAATGATTATAAAAACTCAAAATCAATGATATCAGAAAAAGAATTTTATTACCATTGGTGGGCTTTTCCTCCATTTTTAAAAAGAAATAAATAGTAGCCATTGAAAGGAAAATAAACAACGAATAATTTTTAGCATCCTGTGAAAATATTATAGATGTTGGAGATATTGCGAGTAGAAAGGCACTCACCAACCCTTCTTTCTTATTATACAATAATGTACCAATTTTATAAATCATAAAAACTGATAGTATTCCAAAAATCACTGATGGAAATCTAATAATTGTCTCGCTTTTTCCAATTGCAAGTGTAAAATGTAATACCAAATAATACAGAGGAGGTTCGCCAAAAGTCCATGTGGCTATATTCTTTTCAGCCATCAATACGTTGGTGGCTTCATCCAACCATAAACTTTTATTATCCAAATATATTATTCTAAGTATCGAAGATAACAGAATTATGGTAACTAGAATGATAGTAAATAATCTGTGATTCTGGTCTGTCACGCAAGGATTACGTATTGTCGAGGTCGTATCGCAGTTCATTTCAACTTCAACAATTTTCTTATTTCTTTTCTTATTTTTTCGATCAGAATAAGAACTTGAGTCCATGGAAAACTGTTCACCTTTTCAGTAGGCATTAAATTATGTTACTATATTTAAACATAATGCTCTCTCTGGCTGAGGCGTCAATTTAACTT
This DNA window, taken from Candidatus Methanoperedens sp., encodes the following:
- a CDS encoding AAA family ATPase → MIENLEIKNFKSIKHLKLECKRVNVFIGKPNTGKSNILESVGIFSFPYESPHGGIGLKKIVRFVNTTNLFYDNNLDDKIEIFADDKYYEIKYEGGRFVGTGGDKEKKDFRFDFNLDYDGSGSGGSSSFSPFKFYKFAVMETFPRRESDFLLPLNGENLQSILLTNKALRKTVANILNEFGLRIVLKLQEGKIEVQKEVEDVIISYPYSLISDTLQRVVFYLVAIETNKDSIIIFEEPEAHAFPYYTKFLAERIALDKTNQYFISTHNPYILSSILEKTPMKDIGIFITYYEDYQTKVKPITEEEMPLILDLDASIFFNLDKFLESK
- a CDS encoding DUF1284 domain-containing protein yields the protein MPASMKAKLRGHHLICLNFFRGEGYSEDFIKNIHSVIRKQKVEVVAGPDEVCKRCPYLIENKCADNEYTNEKILFQDKEALRLLGYKQGEIISWKTISAKLPGIIEDWKAQFCADCRYLKVCFG
- a CDS encoding glycosyltransferase family 39 protein — translated: MAEKNIATWTFGEPPLYYLVLHFTLAIGKSETIIRFPSVIFGILSVFMIYKIGTLLYNKKEGLVSAFLLAISPTSIIFSQDAKNYSLFIFLSMATIYFFLKMEEKPTNGNKILFLISLILSFYNHYFTVILLAAIIIFKIWKSHKNIKDLFNFFLLIGIFLLFIIPILQQFISQVTIRSGSSYINFVYQTHLTNQFMREIFTFLIMHEFVGDNNIIYYLYLGLLLYGTLSSFDFLRFSRNSDTFTLHEKNIIFLVIWLFIPIAFSAILTNIISNLYIRYISFTLPAFLLISSHGIVTIPNGIISIINRVRKKVDLTKFYLLIVILIIIVVVLSTYPILNHWYKSENYDWKGASKFLEKNAEKNSNIILIPGYNSGPFKFYYKSNDTNVIEYSPTYDLKRLLYQNYTYIVVTDDVNALGPSEVFKITQFISEDMEIDNEFSGGISIYRNRTSFV